A window of the Choristoneura fumiferana chromosome 30, NRCan_CFum_1, whole genome shotgun sequence genome harbors these coding sequences:
- the LOC141444914 gene encoding uncharacterized protein — translation MKPSHSASKDYYLRFCEELEHEYKDCNATENNAENGTEWDAIHNISQNLQNIQNDEDVREPANDNFHDTILITNENNHNMEENISHVFDICRNTFDEKLNLIAYTHDATKGETNILKDSNTFSSLACTSNFTTEAEIINYDIKTHDSEVNYKACNKIDCKTNGNYSKQKHVTTHSDRKYQCAICNSKLSSSTSLRYHMRTHTGEKPFECTVCGSKFRTNSGLTAHMRIHTGDKPYECTECGVKFANSSNLKEHLKIHTGEQPFKCTVCASKFTRHSSLKKHMKSHSGDKPHVCGVCGIKFSRKDSLYVHMRKHSGINLD, via the coding sequence ATGAAGCCAAGCCACTCCGCTTCGAAAGACTATTATTTGAGGTTCTGCGAAGAACTTGAACATGAATACAAAGATTGTAATGCTACTGAAAATAACGCAGAAAATGGTACGGAATGGGATGCTATACATAATATTtcacaaaatttacaaaacattCAAAATGACGAAGATGTACGTGAACCAGCCAATGATAACTTTCatgatacaattttaattacaaatgaaaacaaTCACAACATGGAAGAAAATATAAGTCACGTTTTTGATATTTGCAGAAACACTTTCGATGAGAAACTAAACTTGATAGCCTATACTCATGATGCTACGAAAGGAGAAACAAATATATTAAAGGACAGTAACACATTTTCTAGTTTGGCTTGCACCAGTAATTTTACAACTGAAGCTGAAATCATCAACTACGACATTAAAACGCATGATTCTGAAGTAAATTACAAAGCGTGTAATAAGATTGACTGTAAGACTAATGGAAACTATAGTAAACAGAAACACGTCACGACACACAGCGATCGAAAGTATCAGTGTGCTATATGTAACTCCAAACTTTCCTCTAGCACAAGTTTAAGATATCATATGAGAACTCATACCGGGGAAAAACCGTTCGAATGTACTGTATGTGGCTCAAAATTTCGCACAAACAGCGGATTAACAGCTCATATGAGAATTCATACAGGAGATAAACCGTATGAATGTACTGAATGTGGCGTCAAATTTGCTAATAGCAGCAATTTAAAAGAGCATTTAAAAATTCACACCGGAGAGCAGCCGTTCAAATGTACTGTATGTGCCTCAAAATTTACAAGGCACAGCTCACTGAAAAAACATATGAAAAGTCATAGCGGAGACAAACCGCATGTGTGTGGCGTATGTGGAATCAAATTTAGCAGAAAGGATTCGCTATACGTTCATATGAGAAAACATAGCGGAATAAACTTGGATTAA
- the LOC141444842 gene encoding uncharacterized protein, with product MNRNRACKFFCLTCYSKFANNSELINHKIKTHNSKINYKACNECDYKTDNNSYLTRHMQTHSICKPYRCTVCDSTFRRKCILMAHKRGHTGEKPYECTECDTKFTTSSSLKSHQGIHRGEKPYECDLCNSKFRQKSGLTSHMRVHSEVKPHKCTICESEFKQINSLKLHMIVHTGEKPYECDLCDSKFNTSSGLKKHTRIHTGEKPFNCTVCDSKFSQPGNLKSHMRIHTGEKPYECDQCDSKFNKSTDLKRHKRIHTKEKPYNCTTCDSKFSQLSTLKSHRRIHTGEKPYGCDLCDSKFNTSSNLKKHKRIHTGEKPYNCTTCDSKFSQLGTLKSHMRIHTGEKPYECDLCDSKFNTSSGLKKHKRIHTGEKPYNCTTCDSKFSQLGTLKSHMRIHTGEKPYECDLCGSKFNTSSDLKKHTRIHTGEKPYSCATCATKFTYLRTLKSHMKIHTKE from the coding sequence atgaatagaaACAGAGCATGCAAATTTTTTTGCTTGACTTGTTACAGTAAATTTGCAAATAACTCTGAACTTATCAACCACAAGATTAAAACacataattcaaaaataaattacaaagcaTGTAACGAATGTGATTATAAGACTGATAATAATTCATATTTAACACGACATATGCAGACACATAGTATTTGTAAACCTTATCGGTGTACTGTATGTGACTCAACATTTCGTAGAAAGTGCATATTAATGGCACATAAGAGAGGTCATACCGGAGAGAAACCGTATGAATGTACTGAATGTGACACAAAATTTACCACCAGCAGTTCATTAAAAAGTCATCAAGGTATCCACCGCGGAGAAAAACCGTATGAATGCGATCTCTGTAACTCAAAGTTTCGTCAAAAAAGTGGCCTCACATCTCATATGAGAGTTCATAGCGAAGTaaaaccacataaatgtactaTATGTGAATCAgaatttaaacaaattaattcaCTAAAATTACATATGATAGTTCATACCGGAGAGAAACCGTACGAATGTGATCTATGTGACTCGAAATTTAACACTAGTAGTGGcctaaaaaaacatacaagaaTTCATACCGGAGAGAAACCGTTTAACTGCACTGTATGTGACTCAAAATTTAGTCAACCCGGTAACCTAAAATCTCATATGAGAATTCATACCGGAGAGAAACCGTATGAATGCGATCAATGTGactcaaaatttaacaaaagtaCTGACCTAAAAAGACATAAAAGAATTCATACCAAAGAGAAACCGTATAACTGTACTACGTGTGACTCGAAATTTAGTCAACTCAGTACCCTAAAATCTCACAGGAGAATTCATACCGGAGAGAAACCGTACGGATGTGATCTATGCGACTCGAAATTTAACACTAGTAGTAacctaaaaaaacataaaagaatTCATACCGGAGAGAAACCGTATAACTGTACTACGTGTGACTCAAAATTTAGTCAACTCGGTACCCTAAAATCTCATATGAGAATTCATACCGGAGAGAAACCGTATGAATGTGATCTATGTGACTCGAAATTTAACACTAGTAGTGgcctaaaaaaacataaaagaatTCATACCGGAGAGAAACCGTATAACTGTACTACGTGTGACTCAAAATTTAGTCAACTCGGTACCCTAAAATCTCATATGAGAATTCATACCGGAGAGAAACCGTATGAATGTGATCTATGTGGCTCGAAATTTAACACTAGTAGTGacctaaaaaaacatacaagaaTTCATACCGGAGAGAAACCGTATAGCTGCGCTACATGTGCCACAAAATTTACTTATCTTCGTACCTTAAAATCTCATATGAAAATTCACACCAAGGAGTAA
- the LOC141444913 gene encoding uncharacterized protein yields MNSNRARNFLCLTCNSTFANNSELINHNIKTHNSKINYKACNECDYKTDNNSYLTRHMRTHSSIKPYRCTVCDSTFTKKSTLTAHKRGHTGEKPYGCTECDTKFTTNNSLKKHQGIHRGEKPYECDLCSSKFRHKSDLTSHMRVHSEVKPHKCTICESKFKRINSLQLHMIVHTGQKPYECDLCDSKFTSSRDLNRHTRIHTGEKPYNCTVCDSKFNLLRNLKSHMRIHTGEKPYECDQCDSKFNKSTDLKRHKRIHTKEKPYNCTVCDSKFSQPGNLKSHMRIHTGEKPYECDLCDSKFATSSDLKKHKRIHTKEKPYNCTTCDSKFRQLSTLKSHMRIHTGEKPYECDLLM; encoded by the coding sequence atgaacagCAACAGAGCACGCAATTTTCTTTGCTTGACTTGTAACAGTACATTTGCAAATAACTCTGAACTTATCAACCACAACATTAAAACacataattcaaaaataaattacaaagcaTGTAACGAATGTGATTATAAGACTGATAATAATTCTTATTTAACCCGACACATGCGGACACATAGTAGTATTAAACCTTATCGGTGTACTGTATGTGACTCAACATTTACTAAAAAGAGCACATTAACGGCTCATAAGAGAGGTCATACCGGAGAGAAACCGTATGGATGTACTGAATGTGACACAAAATTTACCACCAACAATTCATTGAAAAAACATCAAGGAATCCACCGCGGAGAAAAACCGTATGAATGCGATCTTTGTAGCTCAAAGTTTCGTCATAAAAGTGACCTGACATCTCATATGAGAGTTCATAGCGAAGTaaaaccacataaatgtactaTATGTGAATCAAAATTTAAACGAATTAATTCGCTACAATTACATATGATAGTTCATACCGGACAGAAACCGTATGAATGCGATCTATGTGACTCAAAATTTACTTCTAGTCGTGACCTAAATCGACATACGAGAATTCATACCGGAGAGAAACCGTATAACTGTACTGTATGTGACTCAAAATTTAATCTACTCCGTAATCTAAAATCTCATATGAGAATTCATACCGGAGAGAAGCCGTATGAATGCGATCAATGCGactcaaaatttaacaaaagtaCTGACCTAAAAAGACATAAAAGAATTCATACCAAAGAGAAACCATATAACTGTACTGTATGCGACTCAAAATTTAGTCAACCCGGTAACCTAAAATCTCATATGAGAATTCATACCGGAGAGAAACCGTATGAATGTGATCTATGTGACTCAAAATTTGCCACAAGTAGTGacctaaaaaaacataaaagaatTCATACCAAAGAGAAACCGTATAACTGTACCACGTGTGACTCAAAATTTCGTCAACTCAGTACCCTAAAATCTCACATGAGAATTCATACCGGAGAGAAACCGTATGAATGTGATCTACTTATGTGA